A region of Silurus meridionalis isolate SWU-2019-XX chromosome 17, ASM1480568v1, whole genome shotgun sequence DNA encodes the following proteins:
- the her3 gene encoding hairy-related 3 translates to MVSASENVIKTKVSGGKKISKPLMEKKRRARINTCLDQLKSLLEGFYSNNIRKRKFEKADILELTVIHLKHLQNTEKVFAVNTALTEYQAGFKTCMAGVHQYLLTSNANPAISSNALAHLSNALLCLGARLPDSSTADSDALKPPAPTPPRAGLPRFSQRVTERTEIYNKHKTSHKHAGAPKNIQHNYWRPW, encoded by the exons ATGGTTTCGGCTTCAGAGAACGTGATAAAGACAAAGGTTTCAGGCGGTAAAAAG ATTTCCAAACCGctgatggagaaaaagagaagagcgCGCATTAATACCTGCTTGGATCAGCTAAAATCCTTACTGGAAGGTTTCTATTCTAACAAT aTCCGGAAACGGAAATTTGAAAAAGCAGATATTTTGGAACTGACAGTAATACACTTGAAACATCTTCAGAACACTGAAAAAG TATTTGCTGTTAACACTGCTTTAACAGAGTATCAGGCTGGGTTCAAGACGTGCATGGCCGGTGTGCATCAGTATCTCCTCACGAGCAACGCGAACCCTGCCATCAGCTCGAACGCGCTCGCGCACCTGTCCAACGCGCTCCTCTGCCTCGGTGCGCGACTTCCGGATTCCAGCACCGCGGACAGCGACGCACTGAAGCCCCCCGCGCCCACTCCGCCTCGCGCGGGCCTGCCGCGCTTCTCCCAAAGAGTGACTGAACGGACTGAAATctacaacaaacacaaaacatcacACAAGCACGCCGGTGCTCCTAAAAACATACAACACAATTACTGGCGGCCTTGGTAA